The genomic stretch GTCGGGCATAAATGCTGGGATGCTTGCAAATCAGCGACAAACCAAATCGATCCCGGATGGCGCAGCTCTACTATCGTTTGTGGATTCCTATTGCAGACGTAATCCGCTGGAGAGAGTAGATGCGGCGTTAATCGCCCTGTACATGCAACTTCGGTAGTCCCCAGACACGCTGCCCCTCAACACTATGACGATCAAAATTCTCCTACCTGCCGCGTCTGATCAGGCCGATCTCGGTCTTGCCGGGATAGTGTTTCGACATGGCGGATGCCAATCGGTTGCCATGGAGTCAAGGCGCAGCGTGGAGGGCGACAATTGGAGGCTCAAGTGCCCCTGTGGGCTGGAGTTATCCTTTCCTCAGGTTGGACTTGCAGCAACTGCCATTTCACATACCCGCACTGACGGAACAACTAGGCCCCTTCCCGAAGGCAGCTTTGATTCAACCATCAGAGACGCAATCGAGGTCTGCTCATTGCAAAGTTCGGCCTAACCGGCGGTTCAACCCAGACGCGCCTTCGGACCGCCGGTTAACCTCTACGTTAGCTCCACAATCAAATATATATTGCATTCGAGATAATAAACAAAATGGCATTTGTTGATATTTATAGAAATAATGTTTCCAAGAAAAGAGAAGATATTTCAAAGTTGACGGAGCAAAAGGCTCGAGAACACAAAAAAATTGCCGACCTCAGTAGCAAAATAGAGAGTTCAACACGTCAAATGAACTCAACAACAAGTGCAAGCACCAAACAAAATAAGTATCGGGAAATTTTGAGATACCAAGAGGATATATCAAAAGTTGAAAAACAAATAGCTGATTACGAACATAAAATATCTCAAAAAAATAAAGAGCTTCATGGTGAATTAAAAAAAATGAGCGATGAAGAAATGAGAGAAGCTAAAAAAATACGTACTCAGCAAACAGACTTTCAAAAAAAACAGATTCAGAACTTTTCTGATTTAAATAGAACTTTGTCTGCACATCATCAAGCGATACAAGAACTGAAGTCACTTCCAGAAGAAGTTACCGTACTATTTTTTGCGGCAAATCCACGAGACCAGATGCAATTAAGCTTGGACGAAGAAGTACGTTCAATTAAAGAAATGATATCAAAATCTAAGCATAGAGACGCTGTAAGATTTGAATCTTGCTGGGCAGTAAGGCCAGGTGATATATTGCAACACATCAATCAATATCAACCGACAATTGTGCACTTTAGTGGTCATGGCAGCGAAAGTGATGAATTGGTTTTAATGGATAACCAGAAAAACACTAAGATGGTTTCCTTAAACTCCATCGTTCATGCCATGAGCGTTGCCAATGACAATCTTCGATTAGTTTTTTTCAATACTTGTTTTTCAAATAATCAAGCCATTAATGTAGTTAATCATATAGAGGCTGCTATAGGGATGCAAACATCCATATCTGATGAGGCTGCAAGAGTTTTTTCAGCAAGCTTTTATTCTGCAATAGGATTCGGCCTTTCTGTCGAAAAATCTTTCAATCAAGCAAAAGCTTCATTAATGTTGGAAGGCATTAAAGAAGAGGACACACCTCAACTCTTTGTCAAAGATGGACTTAATCCAAAAGAAATATTTATTGTTTCAGCCAATGCGGATTAAAAAATTACTCATAGAAAATATTGGTTATTTATAAGTTAAATGACATTAATGCTAACCTGGCGCTCAAGCCGACCCGCATACTGCGGGCGGCTTACCTAGTTCGTTAGCTCTCTTGTTGCAAAGTCATTGTGACATTCCAGTGCGAACCAGCGAAAATACCAAACAGTTATAGAGAATTTTTCTGGAAGCAAGTAAATGAGTAACTTTATAAAAGAATCAAAAGAAGCAGTCACCGTTTACAACGGTGACTGCTTTGCATGCCTAGCCGATATTGAAGATCTTTCGGTAGATTTAATTTTTGCAGATCCACCGTACAACATTGGGAAGAAATTCGGCGACTTTAAGGATGTATGGCCGTCCGATAAGCACTATGCCGAGTGGTGTTACAAATGGCTAGAATTGTGCATAAATAAATTAAAGCCAAGTGGTAGCTTATACGTTATGACGAGCACGCAGGCAATGCCTTACCTTGATTTATGGCTGAGAGAGCGGCTTACCGTTTTATCTAGAATAGTCTGGCACTACGATAGCTCCGGAGTTCAGGCAAAGAAATTTTTTGGCTCAATGTATGAGCCAGTTATTTTTTGCGTTAAAGACCAAAAAAACTACACATTTAATGCTTCAGATATTGAGGTTGAGGCTAGAACCGGTGCGACACGCAAGCTCATTGACTATAGAAAGGAAATCCCAACACCTTATAAAACGACAAAAGTTCCGGGCAATGCGTGGTATATGCCTCGTGTAAGATATCGAATGCCTGAGTATGAGGAGCACCCAAGCCAAAAGCCCGAGGCGTTACTAGAGAGAATCATTAGGGCCAGCACCAATCCCGGCGATTTAGTGCTTGACCCATTTTCCGGAACGTTTACCACATGCGCAGTTGCACAACGCTTGGGTAGGCGATCTATCGGCATTGAAATGCAGTCAGAGTATTTCAAAATCGCACTCAGGAGGCTTGGCATAGCCGACCATTTCAATGGCGAATTATTAAAGCCACTTGACAAAACATTCATTCGAAAAAATGGTAATGGCGTTCGGCAATCTTACCAAGAACAACAAGAAGGGTTTTTTGATGTCAAAGTTTGAAATAACTAACCACTCATTTACCGCGTCAATAAATCAAATACTAGAGAAGCATTTTGGAGAGTATGCCAACGACGTATTTGAAGCTAGCCCGTTACTTGGCTATCTGAATAACAAAACAAAATCGGCAAACCGTGGCTCAAAGGCGCGCGGCGCTTTTGCAAATCATTATGCGCTCTATGTTGTAATAGAAGACTACTTGGAAAAAGGATTTCTCGACGGAAAGGCCAATATTCCGTATTCAAAATATGAAGGCGCCAGGTTTTCCGATCTTTTTCGCAGGCAGCGAGAATTGCCTTTTGGGGCAAAACTACAGAATCATGGTCTAAATGCACGTCTGAATGACGAATTTAAAAAATTCTACCCGACTGTCGGCAAACCACCCATTGTGAGAGATGTCGAGAGTCAAAGATACTGGTTTCAAGAAGATTTATTGCTGGTGCAAATACGTCAAAAAAATGGCAAGGATGTCACATACAATATTGCAGAAGTCGTTATTGAAATAATTGATGTTTATGTAGCCACAAAGAGAGCTGCTTTTGAAGGATTTCTTGAGGCCTGCCGAAAAATTGCAGAGCTTGGAAAGGAAAACCCAGAACATGCCACTGAATTTGTAATTCAACAACTGATGCCAAATGTTGATGCGCGGGTCTTTGAGATA from Syntrophomonadaceae bacterium encodes the following:
- a CDS encoding CHAT domain-containing protein; this translates as MAFVDIYRNNVSKKREDISKLTEQKAREHKKIADLSSKIESSTRQMNSTTSASTKQNKYREILRYQEDISKVEKQIADYEHKISQKNKELHGELKKMSDEEMREAKKIRTQQTDFQKKQIQNFSDLNRTLSAHHQAIQELKSLPEEVTVLFFAANPRDQMQLSLDEEVRSIKEMISKSKHRDAVRFESCWAVRPGDILQHINQYQPTIVHFSGHGSESDELVLMDNQKNTKMVSLNSIVHAMSVANDNLRLVFFNTCFSNNQAINVVNHIEAAIGMQTSISDEAARVFSASFYSAIGFGLSVEKSFNQAKASLMLEGIKEEDTPQLFVKDGLNPKEIFIVSANAD
- the yhdJ gene encoding adenine-specific DNA-methyltransferase, which translates into the protein MSNFIKESKEAVTVYNGDCFACLADIEDLSVDLIFADPPYNIGKKFGDFKDVWPSDKHYAEWCYKWLELCINKLKPSGSLYVMTSTQAMPYLDLWLRERLTVLSRIVWHYDSSGVQAKKFFGSMYEPVIFCVKDQKNYTFNASDIEVEARTGATRKLIDYRKEIPTPYKTTKVPGNAWYMPRVRYRMPEYEEHPSQKPEALLERIIRASTNPGDLVLDPFSGTFTTCAVAQRLGRRSIGIEMQSEYFKIALRRLGIADHFNGELLKPLDKTFIRKNGNGVRQSYQEQQEGFFDVKV